CGGAACGTACCGTTTTATTCATTTTATCGGCCGCCTTGAGGTAGGCTCGGGCCTTGTCAAAATTACCGCTGTAGATAAAGTCCTGTGCGAGATCGGATAATCGGCGAACTTTTAATGAATCGTAAGGAAGGCGTAAGAGACTATCCGGAACCGTAATGTTTTGTGCCTGTAACAAGCTGACAGGGAGGCTTATACAAGCCCAAATCAGAATACGATTCATATAAAATGGGAAAGGCTTAGGGTAGTGAAAATTCTAAAGAAAGCCCCGACAAAGAGTTTATACTTTTGCCGGGGAGAATTGTTCAAAACGTTGAGCACAGCGTGTTTTATTTTACAAATTTCGAAAATATGTTCTTTTGTCAACTCAATTAGGGACGAATAATGTTAATTCATGGATGAAATGTGCAGTTTTGGTATATAAAAGTTGCTTACTTGGTTGTTTTTACTCTATTCTACTTGGTTAAAATTATAATTTATCATTTCACAATAATACCAAAGAAAAATTTTGTGTTTTAATATTTTTCAAAATAAATAATGCCTCTACTGCTTATTTTTTTGGCTATGGACCTTGTTTCTTAGGAGAAGATGCTTTTTTTATTTGATATTATATTCCATAAATCACTTGCTTGGCCGATGTGTACTGTATCAAATGTGGATTATGGTATATAAGGCATTTGTTTGTGTTGTTTTTCTTTTGCTCTATCATTGGTACTAAAAAGTATATGCCTTATTTTATAAGGATATGATAAGACCTGTGAGGTAAAGAGCCAAATTAGCAAAAAAAATGTGCAAATTTGTTGGTCTTCTGACCCAAATCTGTCTTATATGTCTTTTTCGCTGCGGCAAGCCTTCCTGCTTTTTATTTTTTTGATGACAGTAATAATGAGAGGGGGGGCTCAAAAGATCATTCGCGGTCCTTATCTTCAGCTTGGAACACCTACAAGCATTGTGATTCGGTGGCGCACCGATGCGGCGGGAAATAGCAAGGTCACCTTTGGGCTTACCGCCGATCAACGGAATCGCAGTGTAGTAGATGAAGCCGTTACGACCGAGCATGAAGTAAAACTATTTGATTTGCAGCCTAATACATTCTATTATTATTCATTGGGAACTACCGGAGAAGTGCAGGGAAGCGGCAATGATTACTACTTTAAAACGGCAGGACCTGCGGGCAGTAAACAAAAAGTAAGGATCTGGGTCATGGGCGATATGGGCAGTGGTTCTCCCAACCAAGTCAGCGTTCGGGATTCATACATGACCGGCATTAAAAATAATAACCGTGCCACCGACTTGGTGTTACTGTTGGGTGATAATGCATATGGTACAGGTACTGATGAAGAATATCAGAATAATTTTTTCAATGTATACCAAAACCATTTTCTGAGAAACAACGTCTTATGGGCTATTCCCGGCAATCATGAATATTATTCGGGAGCACAGACCAAACGGGAAGTACCCTTTTTTAAAATTTTCTCTTTTCCGCAAAAAGGCGAAGCAGGCGGAGTTGCGTCGGGCTCTAAAATGTATTATTCATTTGATTATGCCAATGTTCATTTTGTAGGGCTGGACTCCTACGGAATAGAAGATGAAAAATATCGGCTTTACGACACGCTTGGCCCGCAGGTTCAGTGGCTTACAAAAGACCTGGCGGCTAACAAACAGCCCTGGACGATCGTGATGTTTCACCATCCGCCTTATACCAAAAATTCGCACGACTCAGATGCCGAAAGTGAACTTATCCAAATGCGAAAAAACCTGACGCCTATTTTGGAACGCTTTAAAGTAGATCTGGTATTGAGCGGGCACAGCCATTTGTACGAGCGCTCCCGCCCGATGCGCGGTCATACCGGAAGCGCTGATACCTTCGATGCTGATATACATTTGCTCAGTACCTCTTCGGGTCGTTATGACGGTTCTCCAAACTCCTGCGCTTATATTAAAAATCCCTCTACAGAGGGGGTTATCTATACCGTGGTGGGTTCTTCCGGCCAAAACAACGGGTTTAATGGTGTACCCCACCCCGCGATGCCCTTCAAAAATGCAACGGTCGGTGGTTCGGCATACATTGATGTAGAAGATAATCGGCTGGATTTTAATTGGTTGGGAGCTGATCAAATCGTGCATGACCAATTTACCATTTTTAAGAATGTAAATAAAACAACTGACGTGAAAGCGCGGCTTGGCGAAACCGTAACATTGACGCCCTCCTGGAAAGGAAGCTGCCGTTGGCCGGATGGCAGCCGAACCTCCACCAAAGAGTTCACAATTGTAAGCGATACGGTCCTCTTTGTTCGCGATAGCCCGGGGTGTTTGCAGGACCGCTTCAACATAGAGGTTTTCCCCCGCCCCCAAATCACTACTCAAAACCTGGCTTCCGTTTGCAGCGGAGCGTCGCTTTCGGTACCGTTTTCAGTGACAAATACCGAGGCGGCCAAATGGACTTATACGGCTCAGCTATCAGATGCGCAGGGAAGCTTTACGTCGCCGGTTTCGTTGGGCAGTGGGAGCGGCACACCGCTTACCGCCAATATTCCTTCAAATCTGCCTGCAGGGGAAGGGTACAAAATACGGGTTATTGCCAATGCCAAAGGATTTGAGTACACAGCATCGGCGGGCTTTAGTATACGTCAAAAAGCCACCGCCACCCTCAAAGGAGACGCAACGATTGACGTCGGCAAAACGGCCGCTCTAACGTTGATGTTTACAGGAGCAGCGCCTTGGACCTATCGCCTTTCCGATAATACCGGCGGTACAACTTCGGCCAATCCTTTGACTTTAACCGTCAATCCTCTGAAAACAACGGTTTATTCTTTAACGGAGATTACGAATGCGTGCGGTGCAGGCTCGCCCGCCGGGAGTGTACGCGTAGCAGTGATACCGCGCATCGAAACGGCGTTGCCGGCTTCGGTGGTT
Above is a window of Runella slithyformis DSM 19594 DNA encoding:
- a CDS encoding metallophosphoesterase is translated as MSFSLRQAFLLFIFLMTVIMRGGAQKIIRGPYLQLGTPTSIVIRWRTDAAGNSKVTFGLTADQRNRSVVDEAVTTEHEVKLFDLQPNTFYYYSLGTTGEVQGSGNDYYFKTAGPAGSKQKVRIWVMGDMGSGSPNQVSVRDSYMTGIKNNNRATDLVLLLGDNAYGTGTDEEYQNNFFNVYQNHFLRNNVLWAIPGNHEYYSGAQTKREVPFFKIFSFPQKGEAGGVASGSKMYYSFDYANVHFVGLDSYGIEDEKYRLYDTLGPQVQWLTKDLAANKQPWTIVMFHHPPYTKNSHDSDAESELIQMRKNLTPILERFKVDLVLSGHSHLYERSRPMRGHTGSADTFDADIHLLSTSSGRYDGSPNSCAYIKNPSTEGVIYTVVGSSGQNNGFNGVPHPAMPFKNATVGGSAYIDVEDNRLDFNWLGADQIVHDQFTIFKNVNKTTDVKARLGETVTLTPSWKGSCRWPDGSRTSTKEFTIVSDTVLFVRDSPGCLQDRFNIEVFPRPQITTQNLASVCSGASLSVPFSVTNTEAAKWTYTAQLSDAQGSFTSPVSLGSGSGTPLTANIPSNLPAGEGYKIRVIANAKGFEYTASAGFSIRQKATATLKGDATIDVGKTAALTLMFTGAAPWTYRLSDNTGGTTSANPLTLTVNPLKTTVYSLTEITNACGAGSPAGSVRVAVIPRIETALPASVVVCNGTDVNVPFTQVGEFETAVNYVTQLSSKEGDFLAPTFIGSGSQSPLKATVPLSVPIGSGYRIRIVVENNATVNSTPSGVFTIRQRASATISGDTAIRLEERAPLTLRFEGTSPRTYVLSDNSTNTTGDSPYVVTVTPTIPTVYTLKSVSNVCGVGSVNGSALVKVLITGTLQEEESKIRIFPNPAQTKVKVEVNALQSRALSWVLMNIDGQVVKEGNGRKNQRSNFEIDVVELPSGTYVLRIALEEQTFVRKLVKL